In one window of Tenrec ecaudatus isolate mTenEca1 chromosome 3, mTenEca1.hap1, whole genome shotgun sequence DNA:
- the GK2 gene encoding glycerol kinase 2 yields the protein MAAPKEAVEGPLVGAVVQSTSHSRFLVFNAKTSGILTHYRVELTQEFPKEGWVEQDPKEILQSVYECIEKTCEKLDKLNIDLSNIKAIGISNQRETAIVWDKLTGEPLYNAVVWLDLRSQGTVENLGKKIPGNNNFVKSKTGLPLSTYFSAVKLRWMLDNVRQVQTAVEEGRALFGTIDSWLIWSLTGGVNGGVHCTDVTNASRTMLFNIHSLEWDKELCDFFEIPMNILPKVWSCSEIYGQMKTGSLVGVPISGCLGDQSAALIGQMCFEEGQAKNTYGTGCFLLCNTGRKCVFSEHGLLTTVAYKLGKDKPVIYALEGSVAIAGAVIRWLKDNLGILKSPEEIELLAREVGTSYGCYFIPAFSGLYAPYWEPSARGIICGLTQFTNKCHIAFAALEAICFQTREITDAMNRDCGIPFDHLKVDGEMTKNKILMQLQADILHIPVVKPCITETIALGAAMAAGAAEGVGVWSLEPDNLKSLMREEFEPQIKATECEIRYATWKRAVMKSMGWVTSQSAENGQSSRIFSSLPLGIFIVSSMILLIGARYISGIP from the coding sequence ATGGCAGCCCCGAAGGAAGCGGTTGAGGGGCCTTTGGTGGGGGCGGTGGTCCAAAGCACTAGTCACAGCCGCTTTCTGGTTTTCAATGCGAAAACCTCAGGAATACTCACTCACTACCGAGTGGAGCTAACGCAGGAGTTCCCCAAAGAAGGATGGGTGGAGCAAGACCCCAAGGAGATCCTACAGTCGGTCTATGAATGCATAGAAAAAACGTGTGAGAAACTCGACAAGCTAAACATCGATCTGTCCAACATCAAAGCGATCGGGATCAGCAACCAGAGGGAGACCGCTATCGTGTGGGACAAGCTAACGGGAGAGCCTCTCTACAATGCGGTGGTGTGGCTGGATCTTCGAAGTCAGGGCACCGTGGAGAATCTCGGTAAGAAGATACCGGGGAATAACAACTTCGTCAAGTCCAAGACCGGCCTGCCCCTGAGCACTTACTTCAGTGCCGTGAAACTTCGCTGGATGCTCGACAACGTGAGACAAGTTCAAACGGCGGTTGAAGAAGGGAGAGCTCTTTTCGGCACCATCGATTCCTGGCTTATTTGGAGTTTGACAGGCGGAGTTAACGGGGGCGTCCATTGTACGGATGTGACAAACGCAAGCAGGACGAtgcttttcaatattcattcTTTGGAGTGGGATAAAGAACTCTGTGACTTTTTTGAAATTCCAATGAACATCCTCCCCAAAGTTTGGAGTTGTTCAGAGATATATGGCCAAATGAAAACTGGCTCGTTGGTAGGTGTGCCCATATCCGGATGCTTGGGGGACCAATCTGCCGCATTGATAGGGCAAATGTGCTTTGAGGAAGGACAGGCCAAAAACACCTATGGAACAGGCTGTTTCTTACTATGCAATACCGGTAGAAAGTGTGTGTTTTCTGAGCAtggtcttctgaccacagtggCTTACAAACTAGGCAAAGACAAGCCGGTTATTTACGCACTGGAAGGGTCTGTGGCTATAGCCGGTGCTGTTATTCGTTGGCTAAAAGACAACCTTGGGATCCTAAAGAGCCCAGAAGAAATAGAACTACTTGCCAGAGAAGTTGGTACTTCTTACGGCTGTTACTTCATCCCGGCATTTTCAGGTTTATATGCACCGTATTGGGAGCCCAGTGCCAGAGGGATTATCTGTGGTCTCACGCAGTTCACCAATAAATGTCATATTGCTTTTGCTGCATTAGAAGCTATTTGTTTTCAAACCCGAGAGATTACGGATGCTATGAACCGTGACTGTGGAATCCCATTTGATCATTTGAAGGTAGATGGAGAAATGACAAAGAACAAGATTTTAATGCAATTACAAGCAGATATTCTGCACATCCCAGTTGTAAAGCCTTGTATTACCGAAACAATTGCACTGGGAGCCGCCATGGCAGCAGGGGCTGCAGAAGGAGTGGGCGTTTGGAGTCTAGAACCTGACAATTTGAAATCCTTGATGAGGGAGGAGTTTGAGCCACAGATCAAAGCCACAGAATGTGAAATCCGTTATGCAACGTGGAAAAGAGCGGTGATGAAGTCAATGGGCTGGGTTACATCACAGTCTGCTGAAAATGGTCAGTCTAGTAGaattttctctagtctgcccttgGGCATTTTTATAGTGAGTAGCATGATCTTGTTAATTGGGGCAAGATACATCTCAGGGATCCCATAA